In Dryocola sp. LX212, the genomic stretch AGTTCAGCGCGGTAGAGCAGGACGAGCAGCGCAGCAGCTACGCGCTCAAAACCCAGCAGAACGGTGCGGTGGACATGAGCAAGTTTACGTTCACCCCGCCAAAAGACGTAACGGTGGACGACCAGCGTAAGTAGAGGTCTGAGTGGGCAATCTGTCGCTCGATTTTTCTGATAACACCTTCCAGCCTCTGGCCGCCCGTATGCGGCCAGAGAACCTGGCGCAGTACATCGGCCAGCAGCACCTGCTGGCCCCTGGCAAACCACTGCCGCGGGCGATTGAAGCAGGGCACCTGCATTCAATGATTTTATGGGGGCCACCCGGCACCGGTAAAACCACGCTTGCGGAAGTGATTGGTCGCTATGCGAATGCCGACATAGAACGGATTTCAGCGGTTACCTCGGGCGTGAAAGAGATCCGCGAAGCTATAGAACGAGCCCGCCAGAACCGCAACGCAGGCCGCCGCACTATTCTGTTTGTGGATGAAGTCCACCGCTTCAATAAAGGCCAGCAGGATGCATTTCTGCCGCACATTGAAGATGGCACCATCACTTTCATCGGTGCCACCACCGAAAACCCCTCTTTCGAGCTGAACTCGGCGCTGCTGTCCCGCGCCCGTGTGTATCTGCTGAAATCCCTTACCGTGGACGATATCGAACAGGTGCTGGATCAGGCAATGAAAGACAGCGATCGCGGCTACGGTAAGCAGACTGACCTGGTCTTACCTGATGAAACCCGTAAAGCCATCGCTGAGCTGGTAAACGGCGATGCTCGTCGTGCCCTGAACACGCTGGAAATGATGGCGGACATGGCGGAAACGGACGCCAAAGGCAAACGAGTTTTGCAGACCACGCTGCTCACTGAGATTGCCGGTGAACGCAGCGCCCGTTTTGATAATAAAGGCGACCGCTTTTATGACCTGATTTCCGCGCTGCATAAGTCAGTGCGTGGCTCAGCGCCGGATGCAGCACTTTACTGGTATGCGAGGATTATCACCGCTGGTGGCGATCCGCTGTACGTTGCGCGTCGTTTACTCGCCATTGCTTCGGAAGACGTGGGCAATGCGGATCCGCGCGGCATGCAGGTAGCCATATCAGCCTGGGATTGCTTTACACGCGTTGGCCCGGCAGAAGGGGAACGCGCCATTGCCCAGGCTATCGTTTACCTGGCCTGCGCGCCGAAAAGTAACGCCGTTTATACCGCCTTTAAAGCCGCGATGGCAGATGCCCGCGAGCGTCCGGATTACGACGTGCCGGTTCATCTGCGCAATGCACCAACCAGGCTGATGAAAGAGATGGGTTACGGGCAGGAGTATCGCTACGCCCATGACGAACCCAACGCCTACGCCGCGGGTGAAGTCTTCTTCCCGGAGGAAATGGCACAAACACGCTATTATTCCCCGACAAACAGAGGTCTTGAGGGCAAGATAGGTGAAAAGCTCGCCTGGCT encodes the following:
- a CDS encoding replication-associated recombination protein A, whose product is MGNLSLDFSDNTFQPLAARMRPENLAQYIGQQHLLAPGKPLPRAIEAGHLHSMILWGPPGTGKTTLAEVIGRYANADIERISAVTSGVKEIREAIERARQNRNAGRRTILFVDEVHRFNKGQQDAFLPHIEDGTITFIGATTENPSFELNSALLSRARVYLLKSLTVDDIEQVLDQAMKDSDRGYGKQTDLVLPDETRKAIAELVNGDARRALNTLEMMADMAETDAKGKRVLQTTLLTEIAGERSARFDNKGDRFYDLISALHKSVRGSAPDAALYWYARIITAGGDPLYVARRLLAIASEDVGNADPRGMQVAISAWDCFTRVGPAEGERAIAQAIVYLACAPKSNAVYTAFKAAMADARERPDYDVPVHLRNAPTRLMKEMGYGQEYRYAHDEPNAYAAGEVFFPEEMAQTRYYSPTNRGLEGKIGEKLAWLAEQDQKSPTKRYR